DNA from Triticum aestivum cultivar Chinese Spring chromosome 7D, IWGSC CS RefSeq v2.1, whole genome shotgun sequence:
AAttttgcaagaatcagggggagtatcttcctgaattgttcctgttcaatgcatcatattactcttttcccttcatgagtttactttacaggttctcataaaggtttttaatgaggtaatatcaacatgagatcatatgtcatactttctgttTTCCCCATAGGGGTTTTTAAGAAAGTATATGtgacatatttattgtcctctaaCTCTATGAGTTTTCTCGTATTGAGTTAAAAGAGACAATGACCATTATATGTTGCATaattttctccttattttcccaCTGGGTTTGAATGAGTTTTAGCAACGTATCAAATATATATCTCCTCACATTTTTCtcacagggtttttggaggagctTTTGAAGATGATAATACTGCACAAACAAGCattgattagggggagtgttaggattTATTTAATCCTATTATTAATCCATGCTTAAGGAAACCGCCAGGCGTCGGTTCCAGACTTGGTAACCGCTAGCGGATCCTTCGGTGGTCGCTGCGAATAGGCGCCTCTCCGGAGGCGTCCCTTGTACCTGTATATAAATGAGATCATCAATAAAGATTTACACACTTGAATCAGATGCTTTGTCTCTCGCTTCTCTCGGTAAACTCAAACAGTGATCACTTATTATGCCAACTTTGCATATGTGCACGTCGCCAAAATTTCAATGTCCCTGATACATCCCAAACCTACAACTCAAAACAAGCCATACTTATTTCAGACATGGCTTAACAAATACCGAGCAATTTTTAACTCACAACATGCACCATTGCAATGCAAGGTTTTGCTGCTTTTATAGCTGTTTAGTTCACAGTGACTTTATTTGACTTGTCCTCGTGAGACTCCCTCTCCTCTATAAATCCCCTGCTTATAAAATAGTGCAAGTTAGAAGAaaatttgtactccctccgatccatgtTAATTGTCAGCCAGTGATCAAGAAACATAAGCGTCATACATGAAGACAACAAATGCATGTTGTAGTTTTCAATAGCGTAGGGTCAGTTTGGCCGAGCAAGATCACAGACCATGCCAACAGCAGCATAGTGGGAAACAGCATAACAAAACAATTTGCCAAAGCGAGAAAAATAGACAGGAGAACTAAAAACAAAGGGCATTCATCCCATCATGAGCATACACTGCGACAGCAATTCTAATCAGACCAAGAACAAAGATACCGCACTCCGAGCATAAACAACATTTTACTTGTCGATTAGATCTGGAGAAAGTAGTTGACACAATAGCAAAACATATGCTCCATAGCCCATAGGGTTATAACCAGAAAATTAAAGATAATACAttcttcttgtgggaagttctggCACAACATCCTAAACATAACAGGATACCATCAGCTTAGAAGAGAgatgttcccttgcccttcttgtctCCACCGATTTCAAAGTGCTTGCACCTCTGTAGTAACAAAGAAATCATGGTGTCAGATACATACACATAACAGAATATAGCAAGGAAATGGCAAAGCAGATAAGAGGGATGCAGGTACCTTGATAGCGCGTTGTGAGTAATGCTTGCAGCTCTGGCACTGCAACTTCAGCACAATCTTCTTTGTTGTCTTGGCCTGAAACAAAAAGAAGAATAAACATCCAGATGCAAAGCAACAGAAACAAGTAAATAAACGGCCAACATTTCCAAAGTAACTTGAGTTTTACATCAAAGAAGATATATGCCCACAGAAACGAGTAACATACCTTCTTGTGGAAAACAGGCTTTGTCTGGCCACCATATCCAGACTGCTTGCGGTCATAACGACGCTTCCCCTGAGCAGAAAGGCTATCCTTGCCTTTCTTGTACTGGGTAACCTTGTGGAGCGTGTGCTTCTTGCACTCCTTGTTCTTGCAGtaggtcttcttggtcttcggaaCGTTCACCTACAAAAATGCCATACAATACTTAGACAACAGGAATAAACAACCAGGAATAAACAACAAATGACAAACAAAAAGAACTTCATAGCTGAACTCATAACCCATGCGTGTTTGATTCCAAGGGGCGTGGAAAATTGCTACTGAATCACGAGGGTCCAAAATGACAGAGAGCAGAATTTCCAATTTTCAATTACACAAATAATGAGAAGAGAActcatgccaaagatgttatgctGAACTAGAAAAGCACCCAGCTGGCCAAACAAAAGGGAGTACATTACATACTCTTAAACAGGACAGGTTGAGTTAGCTAGCAATGTTTGTATGCCAGCCCTAATCCATAGAGAGATAGGCTGTAGGAGGGGTACATCATGTCACTCATTCCTTATAGCCATAGGTTTCAGGAACGCATAGCACACAGGCTGATTAACTGCAGCTGACTGACAGCATACTGTGCAAACAAACTGTTAGGCTATGATCTGACCTTGCAAGCATACAACTAGAATAAACATGCATATCTGGGATCAATCACCAGTGATGACAACTCGACTAACAAGACTGGAGACTAATGTATTCTCTAGCTTAAAATCCCAATGGGGTCacaagatgaaaattcaaaccaaCCCATCCGTCCTTCAAACAAGTTAACTCAACACATCCAAGGACCTGAGCTGCGCAATGTGATACTGAATGTAATGTAAGTGTCTCCAATCCCCACACCCCAATCACCCTCCCCTTCTTCCCGACATGCTGGAGATCCAGCAGCATCAACACGGTGCGACTTAAGAGAAATACACGGCTCCTATGGCAATTTCATCCGATTAACAGCACCGCATTACGAAACCCCGCTCCACGGATTCCCTCCGCGCTCGCAAAACATTCTACCGAGCGCCGAAGCTGTTGTAAATCTACCGAATCTGGGCTAGTTCGGAAACCAGGACAATCGCTACGACCGACCGCAGGTACCTAGATCAGTCGGGGAGAGGAAACTCACCATGGCTGCGGAAGCGGCGGTGGATccgcgacgacgacggcgaggaggaggagtgcgcgccTGGGTGAGAACACGAggagtgcgccgccgccgccgaaagcTCAAAGGGTCGGAGAGCGAAGGGGTGCGCGCTTATATACGAGGGCGCGGCCAGCTAGGGTTTCGCCCTCACTCGCGTGTCGCTGCAGGTGGGTCCCGGTGTATATCGGCCACCCGGGCCAGTTATTGGGCCGGTGAAATGGTTCCCCCAGGCCTATGTGACACCGAAGGTCTAAATGGGCTGGAGGGTGGGCATTTCCGTCTCCGCGTCGCATCTTGGTGGACTCCGGCCAGCGAGGGGAAGAGAAGCAGCCGCCGTCCAGTCGATCTCGGGATCTCTCGTCGCCGGCGCGCGTAGGGAGGGGAGCTGAGGAGGGGTGGTTGCGAGGTGAGTTGGTCTCCTCTGGTCTCTCCGTCGATGGTGCCTAGTAGGATTCATGTGTGAATTGGATTTGAGCCGCCATTTCGGTCCTTTTCTTGGAGTGACAGGAATAGTGGTGGTGGTGATAGGAGGAGGATGAGCGAGAGCGAGCAGAGGCCGGTGCCGAGGAGGGAGAGCCCGTGGGGCTTGCCGGAGGGGGACAAGCGGCAGCCCAAGGCGCACCGCTGCAACGACCGCGTCGAGGATGTCGTCCAGGTCCCTCCCTCACTAGACACTTGCCCTCCCTCTCTGACATGTACTTTGTAGATGATATTCAGAAGATCGATGATGCAACAGCTAAAATGATATTCAGAAGACACTTACCCTCCCTCTCTGACAGGCACTTGATTTTTTAGGCTGGTTTAGTTCATCAACTGTACTATTGTGAGGGTCTGACAGCAAATTGTTTCAGTACTTAATTTGCTCTCAGGACTCTTTAGATGTGTTTTGGGTATGATAAGCACACAATGTTGCCTGCTACGAAGTACGCACATCGACTCGATAACATGTAACCAGAATGATTCCTATCCTACGTCTGCTGTGGTTACTGCTTCCAAGCTAGTGATGGCGGTCGCAGTTCATTTCCCCAAACACAATTAGAAATGACCAATGGACTAATCTGAATCTGGTAGTAGCTGATCTGGGCACTTAGGAAATATCATGATATCAAAtgcttgtgccccccccccccccccccaccacccacCCACCACCTCAGTGTGGAATTTCCTGTAATTACCGGGCGCTACCGTCAACTGGTTGTGCGTTTTTCCAACGAATGTCAGACATTGGCTCTGTGTTTCATCATGTTAATTCCAAGTCTGAAAATCAACATGTTTTGGTCTGCTTAATTATTTGTTTGCAGGCTGCCTTTGAAGGGAATCCGTTCAAGACAGTTCCAGGTCCATTCAAGGTCTTTTGGCAATGCATGCGCTCAAAACCTGGGTATCCGCTGCTTCTCACGATCCCTGTGTTTAATGCTTTTGGTGGAATAATTATAATCACTGTGAACAATCTAAATATGATCTTAGGTTGTCCACAACAATTTCATAAGATGAATAAGCAGTATCTGAGGAAAATGTTGAGTTAGTGGTTGCTAAGTATGCTCATGTTAAACTGTTTCTTTTTGTTCAGTGGTTGCTTGCTTTTTCAGCAACTTAAATGCTTATTGTCTAGTTGCTACATATGGATGTTCACTAAAAAGTAATCTCTTCAGTATGGTTTTATGTTCTTATATATGCGAAAGCCTAATATGAGCCTACTTGTGAAGTCTTCTTTTTCTCTTTATACTAAATAAACGGGAGTTGGTCAGCCCGGttacacccccccacacacacacagtacAAACTAGCAAATGACTTCCTATAAGAATTAAATATCGAACATGACACGGAACAGGGAGTTGCTCAGGCACGGTTCTCCATGTAGATGCAAATCCCTGAAATTTATGGGGTGGCTACCTGCCTACCTCTGTGCCATGTATGATGCTATGATGTTTCACATCTGTTAGAAAGGTAGTTCGGTAGGCTGGTTGGGTAACATGGGTGGTGCAAGCTTTCTGGACAATATCTCAGTCTGGCTGGCTGGGCCAGAAACCATGGGGGCACCGCTGTGGCTTGGCTGGGAGCAACCAGTTCCAACATAGCAGGAGTAGAAGCAATCATTTTGTCCACCAAAATTGAACAAAAGAATGTACCTGGTGACATGGCTTTCTCCTAAAAAAGGGCTAAGTGCTTCAAGAAACTGTTGTGGTGAAATGCATATTATGGAAGGACTCCATATATGTGTGAAAGTGTGGACTTTAGAATTCTAATGATGAATTTGCCCTCAGAGAGCTAGCGAGTATCCACTATAGTTTCTAGTGCACATACATTTCAGAATTGCAATGAGTGCTCTGACTGGGATTATTGCCTTTTTTTTCTCTTCTGTTAGGAAGTTGTTAATGTATAAACTGTGATTTGCAGGGAGGAGCCAACTGTACCATTTACTTACCTGCAGCTGGATCCTCCGAAG
Protein-coding regions in this window:
- the LOC123165071 gene encoding 60S ribosomal protein L36a, which gives rise to MVNVPKTKKTYCKNKECKKHTLHKVTQYKKGKDSLSAQGKRRYDRKQSGYGGQTKPVFHKKAKTTKKIVLKLQCQSCKHYSQRAIKRCKHFEIGGDKKGKGTSLF
- the LOC123165072 gene encoding uncharacterized protein; protein product: MSESEQRPVPRRESPWGLPEGDKRQPKAHRCNDRVEDVVQAAFEGNPFKTVPGPFKVFWQCMRSKPGEEPTVPFTYLQLDPPKRVEAKLD